DNA from Marinagarivorans cellulosilyticus:
TTGGGTAATCGGCAATTTGCTACTACAACCAAGCTATTGCTTAAAGTGTGCCAATGTTTAAAAACTGCGTAATACGCCGTGTTGCGGCTAGGTGCTTGTAAAATTTTTTAGCATTTACCGCTATTGCGGTGTAACAATTACAAAATGCTTATTGTTTTTTCTTATGAGTTAGCAAAATGGTTTTGTGTGGGGTAGTTGGGGCGCTAGAGTGCATTGATAAGAGCTAGCTCACAAAATCGGCATAATCTGTACTCGGATATCGCAGGTTGGCTAAGTTAGAATCGCTCAGATTAAATTACTCGGGCTATTGCAGTTATTACCTATGAAGCATCTCCCTTTAGTTGTTCCCTTTTTTGCCACAGCTTTAATGGCATTACTCACATCTTGCGGTAATGACGAAAATTCTAAGCATAAAACGCGTCTACCTTTTGTGGCTCCGGCCGAGAGTACTCCTTCCCCGGGTGAGACTAGACGGCGATGGTTGGCAGGGGACCATCATATTCATAGCCGTTACAGCGGTGATGGCAAATACTCAGCGGCGCTCAATGCGCAAATGGCGCATAAGTACGGCTTGGATTGGATGGTCATTACTGATCATGGCGGGCCTAACCATAGCCAAGTAAATTTAGAGCAGGCCTATCCAGATTTAGTCGCCTCGCGTCAAGCTGTGCCTGAAGTGCTGCAGTTTTACGGAATGGAGTTTGATACCCCTGCGGCACAACATAGCAGTTTGATTATTCCTTATTCTTCAGCCGAGGCAGAGCAGTTGTTTCAAATAGAGCGTGATTTTAATCGTGAGGAAGAGCTCTATGGCAGTGCAGAAAGGGATTCTGAAGAAGATATGCTGGCGGCTTTATTGGCGATGCAAATATTTGACCCTGCTCCAATTTTAATGGCGAACCACCCTAGCCGCAGCGCCTACGATCTAGGTGCGTATACAAGAATAACCCCGCGTGAGTTGCGTGGTTGGAATGATATTGCGCCAAGTGTTGCTGTAGGGATGGAGGGCGCGCCAGGCCATCAAGCTGCAAGTATTAACTCCGACGGTAGCTTAAAAAGCTTTGGTAATCGTGGAGGGTATAACAGTTACCCAACTATGGGCGGATACGATCAAATGACCGCACAGCTAGGCGGGTTTTGGGACAGCATGCTAGCGGAGGGCAGACATTGGTGGGTCACGGCAAATTCAGATAGCCATGTTCATTATACCGAAGGTGGTAGGGATTTTTGGCCCGGGGAATATACCAAAACGTATATTTATGCCGATAAGAACTACGCAAGCATATTAGAGGGCTTACGAAAAGGAAGGGTATTTGTTGTAACCGGAGATTTAATTGACGATTTAGGTTTTACGCTAATTAATCGGTCGCCTCAGTTATCGCTAATTAATAACGCCGTTAAGCGCACGGCTAGGATTGGTGAAACGTTGACCATATTGCCCGGTGATACTATTCAAATTAAAGTAAGGGTTCGTGACCCGGAAGCAGTTAATGCATATGGCGATAACCCAAAGCTTGCGCGCATTGATATTATTCAGGGAGAGGCCTTTACCGAGCCGGTTGATCCGTCTACAAATAATAATGCTAATGTTACAGTTATTGAGCGGTTTTTTATTGATGAGCTACAGCACCGGCGGGGCTTTATTTCCTTATCGCTAAAAGTCCGCGATGTGAAAAAGTCGGGCTATATTCGTATTCGCGGTACCAATAATCGAAATGAGTTAGAGCCCGAACCAGATGTTCCCGGTGAAAACCCATGGCATGATTTATGGTTCTACAGCAATCCGATTTTTTATCAACTTACCGATTCGTAGACATCTTGTGGCGCGATACATTGATATTGCCCTTGCGAAAGCGTGTCGTTTAAATGTAATTGACCAATCGCAAAACGATGAAGCGTTAAGACCTCAATTTGAAAATGTCCAAACATTCGCTTTATTTGATGGTAACGCCCTTCGGTTAGAGTAACTTGTGCCGTGAATGGCGAGATAATCTTCAAGCCTGCAGGTTTTGTGGTGATATTTTCATAAGCAAAGTAAATACCTTGATGGAAAGCCGTAATAACATCCGAGGTAATGGGCTTGTCAACGGTTACGGTATATTGCTTGGGTACTTTTTTATGTTCATCATTAATAGTTTTGGACCAGCGGCCATCATTGGTAAGCAAAATTAACCCCGTAGAATTAAAATCTAACCGTCCAACAATATGCAGCCCTTGCCGTTCGTGTTGAGGGAGTAGATCTAGCACGGTGGAATGCTTGGCATCTTTCGTTGCGCTAACAATACCTCTGGGTTTGTGCAATGCAATATAGCGTGCGGTATTATTTTGTATGTTAACCCCATTGAGGCTAACAGATGTGAATTCACCAATTATTTGGTGAATACTTTGCGCAGGTTGCCCGTCAACAAGTATTTTTTGCTGCGCAACCAATAACCGAACTGCACCCATAGCTATGCTTGTGTGCTTGCGAATAAAGCGATCTAGGCGGTAGGTTTTGGTTTTCATAGTGAAATTGTACCTGAGTTATCGCAGGTTGTGGGGTGGCCCAAGCTGGCTACATTAGACGATCGCGCTGTTTTCATGTCTGAGGGGAATATTAATTTGTCTTTGAGCTTTTAATAACTGGGCATCTATAAAGGTGCTTTTCCACGATAGTGGCTTACAGGTTTTTGCTTATCGACATCCTATCCTCGATAGTTGCCCATGAGTAATTCTAATCAACCACTACCTTGTGGTGGTGTAAGCTCTAATAAGGTGCTTCCTGAACTGATACAAAACCTGAATTCAGTCCATCCATGGGCATTAGCTCCGCCCTAGACCAAAACGCCAAGGGAGTTTTAGGTTGCCAACAGGCAATCGGTCGGATTAACGCCCAGAAGGGCTTCAAAAAATCCTCACAAATTAGAGAATTAATTTGCACGGCCTTGCTACCCGAAGGGTGATGCGCTGAGTGCTTTACCCTGCGTAAACTGCGGTTCTCGGCTTTTTATAAAAGGCGCTTTGTGGTTTAGTCATAAATTTGGCATCTACTGTGAAAACAAAAATAAATTGTATGGGGTGTACTGCTTTTGTTAGCGTAATGGCGCTTACATCTACCGTTGTTTTTGAGGACTGCAGCACTTATTTTTACTTAGCTTTAGGGTTTTAATTGCGATAAGTTTTTAGATCGGTAAATATACTTTGAAAAATAGATAATGTGTTACCAAGGTAATAAGTGGTAAGCAATACCACAATATAAGTTCTATTTAAGACCCAGTTCATGGAGATATGCGCTTTTAAATGTGTAAATGCCGGCTATCATTAATGAAAGATTTAATATTATAGAGTATGGGATATTATTCTTCTGCAGGACGTTTCATTGGCATAAGTGGATGCAGGAAAGTCGGTGTAAGCTGTATAGGTCATAGATGTATGAAGATTTTGGGGCTGGCTATTCTACTTGTTGTTCTTGTCGGGTGCGGTAGCCCGAATGAGCAGCCTGAAGTGCCGCAAGCTTCTACAATTCCTAAGGCTCCTGCAGCCTCTACAGCTCCTTCAAGTAACTCTGCAGCCTCAAGTAAATCTAGTGCTGCGTTTAGCTCCAGCGAATCTAGCGAAAGCACTGTGAACTCTGCTGAAGCTATATCAAGCTCGTCCATAATTGGGATGGAATCCACTATTCATCAAGATGTTATCCAAGCTGCGTGTGCGGCTTGCCATAACCCTTTAGGTGTTGCGTCAAATCAATCATTATTATTCGCTATTGGTGATAATAATGTGGAGCAAGAAAACCTTACCATATTTAATGCCTTCGCATTAAATACAGATGCGCGCTGGCTATTAGAAGTTGCTGCTGGTGGCCATAATCATGGCGGCGGGCAACAGTTGGTAGAAGGTAGCGAAAGTTTCGCAATGGTCGTCGAATATCTTGAGGGTATTACAGGCGAAGACCTTAGTGAAGGTATTGCGAATCAAAAAAAATATACGATTGAATCACCCGCCACAACTTATCGACGCGCAAGTTTATTATTGACGGGAGAAATACCCGAAGAAAATATGTTGATTGCTATTGATGGTAGTGATGAAGCCACACTGCGCACTGCCATTCTAGAATTAATGCATGGCGATGGTTTTAAGGCGTTCTTAAAGCGCGGGGCTAATGATCAGCTGTTAGTGCGCAGTTTGCTTGAATCCAAAAATCTACGTGCAGATTTTCAATATTATTATCCTATTTTTCGAGAAAGTTACATTGTGGATAATACAACCAACCTAAATTATCTAGATCGTGTTTTATTTGAACTAGCGGAAGCTCCATTAGAGTTGATTGCGCATGTTGTACTTAATGATCGCCCTTATTCGGAAATATTGACTGCAAGCTATACAATGGTTTCTGAGCAAACAGCTAGAATCTATAAAACAGAGCTATCCCCACAAAGTGGCGAATTTTTACCGGCCATTAATTTTGGTCAGCATGTCTCTGAATCAGACAAAAGGCATCCATTTTGGGATTGGGATGTATCCAGAGCTGTAACTATTCCGCATGCAGGTGTTTTAACCGAACCTTCTTTTTTACAACAATACCCAACCACCGCAACAAACCGTAACCGTGCGAGGGCGCATTGGGTTTATAAGCATTTTCTAGGCTTTGATATTGAAAGTGCTATGACAAGGACTATTTCAAATACTGCACTGTTAGATGACACCGAAAACCCCACGCTTAATAATATAGCATGCACGCGTTGCCATTCTTTAATAGACCCTATGGCCGGAGCCTTTCAGAATTTCTCTGAGCGTGGTATGTATAAAGCCAATGCGGGTGGTATAGATTCTTTGGATGAAGAGTATAAAACTTCCCCATTGTATGCGGCGGGAGATACTTGGTATGCCGATATGCTACCGCCAGCTTTTAACGGAATAGCTATAGCAAGTAAAAATGCCTCGGTCCAGGCTTTGGCTAAATTGCTGGTTGAAGATCCCCGCTTTAATAGCGCTGCAGTAAAATTTTGGTGGCCGGCAATTTTTGGTGAGCCGATGTTTAGCGGTGCGCAGCCTAGCAGCCAATATAGCGAAAAATCAAAAACCTTATCGTCACTGGCTAATACTTTTGGCGCAAGCCAACAGAATTTACGCCAATTATTGGCTGATATGATAATGTCTGATTGGTTTCGTGCCCAAGCGGTCGAGCCTGCTAATACTACAAGCCTTGTTGTTAGTTCAGGAGGGCGGCGATTATTGACACCTGAAGAATTGGCCAATAAAACAGCTTCTTTAACGGGGGTATATGACGATCATTTAGTTAACGAGATGGCCGTGTTATATGGTGGTATTGATTCATTTAATACAACCGAACGGCTTCGTAATTTAAACGCAATGATGCTACGCGCCGCTGAACGTCATGCGTTGACTAATGCTTGTAATATTATAGTATCAGAGTTTTCTTCGGCGGCGCCGTCTCGGCATTTATTTAATCTGGTCGAGCCTTA
Protein-coding regions in this window:
- a CDS encoding PHP domain-containing protein, which gives rise to MKHLPLVVPFFATALMALLTSCGNDENSKHKTRLPFVAPAESTPSPGETRRRWLAGDHHIHSRYSGDGKYSAALNAQMAHKYGLDWMVITDHGGPNHSQVNLEQAYPDLVASRQAVPEVLQFYGMEFDTPAAQHSSLIIPYSSAEAEQLFQIERDFNREEELYGSAERDSEEDMLAALLAMQIFDPAPILMANHPSRSAYDLGAYTRITPRELRGWNDIAPSVAVGMEGAPGHQAASINSDGSLKSFGNRGGYNSYPTMGGYDQMTAQLGGFWDSMLAEGRHWWVTANSDSHVHYTEGGRDFWPGEYTKTYIYADKNYASILEGLRKGRVFVVTGDLIDDLGFTLINRSPQLSLINNAVKRTARIGETLTILPGDTIQIKVRVRDPEAVNAYGDNPKLARIDIIQGEAFTEPVDPSTNNNANVTVIERFFIDELQHRRGFISLSLKVRDVKKSGYIRIRGTNNRNELEPEPDVPGENPWHDLWFYSNPIFYQLTDS
- a CDS encoding pseudouridine synthase → MKTKTYRLDRFIRKHTSIAMGAVRLLVAQQKILVDGQPAQSIHQIIGEFTSVSLNGVNIQNNTARYIALHKPRGIVSATKDAKHSTVLDLLPQHERQGLHIVGRLDFNSTGLILLTNDGRWSKTINDEHKKVPKQYTVTVDKPITSDVITAFHQGIYFAYENITTKPAGLKIISPFTAQVTLTEGRYHQIKRMFGHFQIEVLTLHRFAIGQLHLNDTLSQGQYQCIAPQDVYESVS
- a CDS encoding DUF1588 domain-containing protein, with the translated sequence MKILGLAILLVVLVGCGSPNEQPEVPQASTIPKAPAASTAPSSNSAASSKSSAAFSSSESSESTVNSAEAISSSSIIGMESTIHQDVIQAACAACHNPLGVASNQSLLFAIGDNNVEQENLTIFNAFALNTDARWLLEVAAGGHNHGGGQQLVEGSESFAMVVEYLEGITGEDLSEGIANQKKYTIESPATTYRRASLLLTGEIPEENMLIAIDGSDEATLRTAILELMHGDGFKAFLKRGANDQLLVRSLLESKNLRADFQYYYPIFRESYIVDNTTNLNYLDRVLFELAEAPLELIAHVVLNDRPYSEILTASYTMVSEQTARIYKTELSPQSGEFLPAINFGQHVSESDKRHPFWDWDVSRAVTIPHAGVLTEPSFLQQYPTTATNRNRARAHWVYKHFLGFDIESAMTRTISNTALLDDTENPTLNNIACTRCHSLIDPMAGAFQNFSERGMYKANAGGIDSLDEEYKTSPLYAAGDTWYADMLPPAFNGIAIASKNASVQALAKLLVEDPRFNSAAVKFWWPAIFGEPMFSGAQPSSQYSEKSKTLSSLANTFGASQQNLRQLLADMIMSDWFRAQAVEPANTTSLVVSSGGRRLLTPEELANKTASLTGVYDDHLVNEMAVLYGGIDSFNTTERLRNLNAMMLRAAERHALTNACNIIVSEFSSAAPSRHLFNLVEPYSTPSAAYTQDIIFSEIEKQSVDFSITVQALPEQRISYVMTSLTDVFEDNNLNNTEIYNITVIDPNGAVVLDGDARLLYREHDWVTGEPAGAWNAPIKLRNGFEVSIEVPVSISGTYVLRLSLAAAAIGNHLNITVSPQQLQASASDAASTHFRLQMAKLIERMHGKRYEQNSPAVLAYTQLFIDLRNNRLLRGGEKNIVEGGLRCGYSSGGVPTRIWGADPFLNLGAWRGVMVSLMTDFNYLYE